One genomic segment of Polyodon spathula isolate WHYD16114869_AA chromosome 17, ASM1765450v1, whole genome shotgun sequence includes these proteins:
- the LOC121329528 gene encoding pleckstrin homology-like domain family A member 2 translates to MKMSSLELSEVLKEGELEKRSDNLLQFWRKKTCVLTSDSLNIYADGQKRSKAKELKLESIKKVDCVERTGKFVYFTIVTTDNKEIDFRCFDEGTCWNAVITMALIDFQNRKAIQDFKSLQETTSPGHQERHLVKSL, encoded by the coding sequence atgaaaatgtcaTCGCTTGAACTGTCCGAAGTGCTCAAAGAAGGAGAACTGGAGAAAAGGAGCGACAACTTGCTTCAGTTTTGGAGAAAGAAGACGTGCGTCTTGACTTCAGACAGCCTGAACATATATGCTGACGGCCAGAAGAGATCAAAAGCGAAGGAGCTGAAGCTTGAGTCCATCAAGAAAGTGGACTGTGTGGAGCGGACCGGCAAATTCGTCTATTTCACCATTGTGACCACGGACAACAAGGAGATCGATTTCAGGTGCTTCGACGAGGGCACCTGCTGGAATGCCGTCATTACCATGGCGTTAATAGACTTTCAGAACAGAAAGGCGATCCAGGACTTTAAATCGCTACAGGAGACAACGTCCCCCGGACACCAGGAAAGACACCTGGTAAAGTCTCTGTGA